A single region of the Roseivivax sp. THAF197b genome encodes:
- the lnt gene encoding apolipoprotein N-acyltransferase: MKPGLPQFVSEDLNLFQRMGLALAAGGLTVLTLPPFSWLIAVPVAFSVLFIVLRNISTSRALLVGWAFGLGQFGIGISWIAESFYVDAERFGALAIPAVAGLSAGLAIFPGMAAMLFAAIMQRRAVGGIAAGLLFATCWVATEWLRGHVLTGFPWNLAAYALVDYAALRQPAAWVGSYGLGFLTVFIGILPGVLTVAAPKRRAPVLVLFAVAVAGFWVGGALRSGQDVPPTDVALRIVQGNVPQVEKWVPGSRQRTLEKYLGLSAQPGRFDLLLWPETAFPGFLDEDAAARARISAALPDGRILLTGAPDRVEGDGGTRYFNTVQAYDGSGEVLTGYAKHHLVPFGEYVPLKGWLPIERLTEGLGDFTPGPGPRTLAIPGAPLVAVAICYEIIFPGHVVDDLFRPDWIFNATNDAWFGTSIGPEQHLASARMRAVEEGLPVVRAANTGISAIIDANGNVVARLDTGETGTIDAGLPGARTPTPYARFGDWTLLVLVFGCWVFGWLASLLGRDPDARHFGTEVS; encoded by the coding sequence ATGAAGCCGGGATTGCCGCAGTTCGTTAGTGAGGACCTGAACCTGTTCCAGCGCATGGGTCTTGCCCTTGCTGCCGGCGGATTGACGGTTTTGACTCTTCCGCCGTTTTCTTGGCTCATCGCGGTCCCTGTCGCCTTCTCCGTGCTCTTTATCGTTCTCCGGAACATCTCAACCTCGCGCGCTTTACTTGTCGGTTGGGCTTTCGGACTGGGCCAATTCGGGATTGGAATTTCCTGGATCGCCGAGAGCTTTTACGTCGATGCCGAACGTTTCGGCGCACTGGCGATTCCGGCGGTCGCGGGTCTGTCCGCCGGACTTGCCATCTTCCCGGGCATGGCGGCGATGCTTTTTGCCGCCATCATGCAGCGCCGAGCTGTCGGCGGCATTGCGGCGGGCCTGCTGTTTGCAACCTGCTGGGTGGCCACGGAATGGCTGCGGGGTCATGTCCTGACAGGGTTTCCCTGGAACCTTGCCGCTTATGCCCTTGTCGACTATGCCGCCCTGCGCCAACCCGCCGCCTGGGTCGGAAGCTACGGTTTGGGCTTTCTCACGGTCTTCATCGGCATATTGCCAGGTGTGTTGACTGTGGCGGCGCCAAAGAGACGCGCGCCTGTTCTCGTGCTCTTCGCCGTTGCTGTGGCGGGTTTCTGGGTTGGCGGTGCGCTTCGGTCAGGGCAGGACGTGCCGCCGACAGACGTTGCTTTGCGCATCGTCCAAGGCAATGTGCCACAAGTCGAGAAGTGGGTACCGGGCAGCCGCCAGCGAACCTTGGAAAAATACCTGGGCTTGTCCGCGCAACCCGGACGTTTCGATTTGCTGCTTTGGCCGGAAACGGCCTTCCCCGGCTTTCTGGACGAAGATGCTGCGGCACGCGCGCGGATATCTGCAGCTTTGCCAGACGGCAGGATCCTACTGACAGGTGCGCCTGACCGAGTGGAGGGCGATGGGGGAACCAGATATTTCAACACGGTTCAGGCCTATGACGGCAGCGGGGAGGTTCTGACGGGGTATGCAAAACATCATCTTGTTCCGTTCGGGGAATATGTGCCCCTGAAAGGCTGGCTGCCCATCGAGCGGCTGACCGAAGGGTTGGGCGATTTCACGCCGGGACCAGGGCCGCGCACGCTGGCGATCCCTGGCGCGCCTCTGGTCGCGGTGGCGATCTGTTACGAGATCATCTTTCCGGGCCACGTGGTCGATGACCTTTTCCGCCCCGACTGGATATTCAACGCCACAAATGATGCCTGGTTCGGAACCAGCATCGGACCCGAGCAGCACCTCGCCTCCGCGCGGATGCGCGCGGTCGAGGAGGGACTTCCCGTGGTCCGGGCGGCCAACACTGGGATATCCGCGATCATCGACGCCAATGGAAATGTCGTCGCGCGTCTTGATACCGGGGAAACAGGCACCATTGATGCCGGCCTGCCGGGCGCGCGTACTCCAACGCCCTATGCGCGGTTCGGCGACTGGACCTTGTTGGTTCTTGTTTTTGGGTGCTGGGTCTTCGGCTGGCTGGCCAGTTTGCTCGGACGAGATCCCGATGCGCGGCATTTTGGAACGGAGGTATCCTGA
- the lspA gene encoding signal peptidase II: MRTCLFVGLLAALIAFLVDQATKAIVVSNATVLSSGVSVFPGFNLIYLRNDGVTFGLLGGAPWWSLVLLALGICVWLAFMLVRTSSRVEAIAYGAIIGGALGNILDRLRYRAVTDFLDFYIGTAHWPAFNMADVFVVGGVMLLLIAPWVGARLQTDS; encoded by the coding sequence ATGAGAACTTGCCTCTTCGTCGGTCTGCTTGCTGCGCTGATCGCCTTTCTTGTCGATCAGGCAACGAAGGCAATCGTTGTGTCCAATGCGACTGTTCTTAGTTCCGGCGTATCGGTCTTTCCCGGCTTCAATCTCATCTACCTGCGCAATGACGGAGTGACCTTCGGGCTTCTCGGCGGCGCGCCGTGGTGGAGCCTTGTCTTACTGGCGCTTGGCATCTGCGTCTGGCTGGCGTTCATGCTGGTCCGTACCAGCAGCCGGGTCGAGGCCATTGCCTATGGTGCGATCATCGGCGGTGCACTCGGCAATATTCTGGACCGCCTGCGCTATCGTGCGGTGACGGATTTCCTCGATTTCTACATCGGGACGGCGCACTGGCCTGCCTTCAACATGGCCGATGTTTTTGTGGTTGGCGGCGTGATGCTGCTGCTCATTGCGCCGTGGGTTGGCGCTCGACTTCAGACCGATTCATGA
- a CDS encoding ZIP family metal transporter, whose product MEPLSPIALGFLGSLAAGSLTAVGAVPVLFGRIPSRATRDLLLGFAAGVMLAASFFSLIIPALDAAEGQFDNGALPAAIVCVAILLGMGAVALMNERLPHEHFKTGREGPDAASLRRVWLFIIAITIHNFPEGLAVGVGFGADGLSGGLPLAIGIGLQNAPEGLAVAVSLLGEGYSRLRAWGIAALTGLVEPVGGLLGAGIISLSQPLLPWGLAFAAGAMLYVISHEIIPETHRSGHQNRATLGLAVGLVIMLFLDVWLG is encoded by the coding sequence TTGGAACCCCTCTCCCCCATAGCGCTTGGCTTTCTTGGAAGCCTGGCCGCCGGATCGCTGACCGCGGTCGGGGCGGTCCCCGTTCTTTTTGGGCGCATCCCGTCCCGGGCCACGCGCGATCTGCTGCTTGGCTTCGCGGCGGGTGTCATGCTCGCGGCTTCGTTCTTCTCGCTGATCATCCCGGCTCTCGACGCAGCTGAAGGACAGTTCGACAACGGTGCTCTCCCGGCGGCCATCGTATGTGTTGCGATCCTGCTTGGCATGGGCGCGGTCGCTCTGATGAACGAACGGCTACCGCATGAACATTTCAAGACGGGGCGGGAAGGTCCCGACGCCGCATCGCTGCGGCGCGTCTGGCTTTTCATCATCGCGATCACTATCCACAATTTTCCCGAAGGGCTTGCCGTCGGCGTCGGGTTCGGGGCTGACGGTTTGTCGGGCGGGTTGCCACTTGCGATCGGTATTGGATTACAGAATGCCCCCGAAGGTCTGGCGGTGGCGGTTTCGTTGCTCGGCGAGGGCTATTCCAGGCTTCGCGCCTGGGGCATCGCCGCTCTGACCGGTCTCGTCGAGCCCGTCGGTGGACTTCTCGGCGCAGGGATTATCAGTCTTTCGCAACCGCTGCTGCCCTGGGGTCTCGCCTTCGCAGCAGGTGCGATGCTCTACGTCATCAGCCACGAGATCATTCCGGAAACCCACCGATCCGGCCATCAGAACAGGGCGACGCTCGGCCTCGCCGTTGGTCTTGTGATCATGTTGTTCCTCGACGTCTGGCTGGGATAA
- a CDS encoding DUF411 domain-containing protein — MKRFTPALAIAFALLPAAQAVAETIQIDVRKTNGCGCCLSWMKHLEENGFAPMGEDMFGGSLVRFKLDNGVPQRMVSCHTALVDGYVIEGHVPAADIQRLLEDRPDAVGLAVPGMPYGSPGMGPEDDREAYDVFLIHEDGSTEVYTSYSAPD, encoded by the coding sequence ATGAAACGATTTACTCCCGCCCTTGCCATCGCATTTGCCTTGCTTCCCGCGGCGCAGGCCGTCGCAGAGACGATTCAGATCGACGTCCGGAAGACAAACGGCTGCGGCTGTTGCCTGTCCTGGATGAAGCACCTCGAGGAGAATGGCTTCGCGCCGATGGGCGAGGACATGTTCGGAGGATCTCTTGTGCGCTTCAAACTCGACAATGGCGTGCCGCAGCGCATGGTGTCCTGCCATACTGCTCTGGTCGACGGCTATGTGATCGAGGGCCACGTGCCGGCGGCTGACATCCAACGCCTGCTGGAGGACCGGCCAGACGCGGTAGGCCTGGCGGTGCCGGGAATGCCCTACGGGTCGCCCGGCATGGGACCGGAGGACGACCGGGAGGCTTACGATGTCTTCCTGATCCACGAAGACGGATCGACCGAGGTCTACACCAGCTACTCGGCTCCTGACTGA
- a CDS encoding M23 family metallopeptidase has translation MKIRTVLAAVAVAGAFSVTAIAISGVLSKEPVPPAIAEATLWTPNPLAPPRITETNSVRPTLAQADIAFEFRPRPLLTVSPADTSLPSIEPPLVTWSREIASGETLDAVLSDAGLDASDRAEIALAIGTEYDLRRLRPGHIITVVSTTDDNPRRVELAVEDGVRIEAVFGEQLAARVLDPDPELVTFAGEAVIESSIFAALNTADIPARFAVDLAQMLGGTVDFRRDLAGGETMRLLWREARDGNKRIGQPELAFAALDIDGSVYEIVWPNDGSGQATIYVDGEVLRVFAQPVEGARLSSVFGRRTHPVYGNVRMHTGVDFAAARGTPVQATAPGRVSFIGRRGGYGRVVEIAHGSDTLTRYAHLSAVPDGLTQGQRVMAGDMIGRVGATGTATGPNLHYEVLVDGRPTDPLSDDRLAEAAEREADDTAALERLREARSLLAERLASEFAQTTTERL, from the coding sequence ATGAAGATAAGAACTGTCTTGGCGGCCGTTGCGGTCGCAGGCGCATTTTCGGTGACCGCCATCGCCATCTCTGGCGTTCTGTCCAAAGAACCGGTGCCCCCTGCGATTGCTGAAGCGACCCTCTGGACTCCCAATCCGCTTGCGCCGCCTCGGATTACCGAAACCAATTCGGTCCGCCCTACACTCGCCCAGGCGGATATCGCATTCGAGTTCAGACCCCGGCCGCTCCTGACCGTTTCCCCCGCTGATACCTCCTTGCCATCTATCGAGCCCCCGCTGGTCACCTGGTCGCGGGAGATTGCGTCGGGCGAGACGCTTGATGCGGTCCTTTCCGATGCGGGGCTGGATGCTTCGGATCGCGCCGAAATCGCCTTGGCGATTGGCACGGAATACGATCTGCGCCGTCTGCGTCCGGGTCACATCATTACGGTGGTTTCCACAACGGACGACAACCCGCGTCGTGTAGAGCTCGCCGTCGAAGACGGTGTCCGGATAGAGGCGGTCTTCGGCGAACAGCTTGCCGCCCGCGTGTTGGACCCGGATCCCGAATTGGTGACTTTCGCCGGCGAGGCGGTGATCGAGAGCTCGATTTTCGCCGCCCTGAACACGGCAGACATCCCCGCCCGTTTTGCGGTGGACCTGGCGCAGATGCTGGGCGGCACCGTGGATTTCCGTCGTGATCTTGCGGGTGGCGAGACGATGCGCCTCCTTTGGCGCGAGGCCCGAGACGGGAACAAGAGGATTGGTCAGCCCGAGCTTGCCTTTGCCGCACTGGATATCGATGGCTCGGTCTATGAAATCGTCTGGCCGAACGACGGCAGCGGCCAAGCGACGATCTATGTCGACGGAGAAGTCCTGCGCGTGTTTGCGCAACCGGTCGAAGGTGCACGGCTGAGTTCTGTGTTCGGGCGCCGCACCCATCCGGTCTACGGCAATGTACGGATGCACACAGGAGTCGACTTCGCGGCGGCGCGCGGCACGCCGGTACAGGCGACGGCGCCGGGCCGCGTTAGCTTCATCGGCCGACGCGGTGGGTATGGCCGGGTCGTCGAGATCGCTCATGGCTCCGACACCCTGACGCGCTATGCGCATCTGAGCGCCGTACCGGACGGGCTCACACAAGGGCAACGCGTGATGGCCGGAGATATGATCGGGCGGGTCGGTGCGACGGGTACCGCGACAGGCCCCAACCTACATTACGAAGTGCTGGTGGACGGTCGCCCAACCGACCCTCTCTCTGACGACCGATTGGCAGAGGCGGCCGAGCGTGAAGCGGACGACACGGCCGCGCTTGAGCGACTGCGTGAGGCGCGTTCACTTCTTGCTGAGAGGCTCGCCAGCGAATTTGCACAGACGACAACCGAAAGGCTTTGA
- a CDS encoding SCO family protein, with translation MQRRQLLLYGAAGAGVLGLTLFVGWWRVDGPGAPEPKGQRPLPLSAMEFRLTDHEENEVGPGNLIGRPTMVFFGFTYCPDVCPTTLSDISGWLEELGDEASEMNVVFITVDPERDTVEAMAEYVGYFHPVIRGWTGPEDQIARAAEGFRASFERVPTEGGGYTMNHTASVFLFDAEGELVTMIDYHEQREFAVPKIQRALTEDVEGAT, from the coding sequence ATGCAACGTCGGCAGCTCCTTCTATACGGCGCAGCCGGTGCCGGCGTTCTTGGCCTGACGCTCTTCGTGGGCTGGTGGCGGGTGGACGGGCCCGGTGCGCCTGAACCAAAAGGGCAGCGGCCCCTGCCCCTATCGGCGATGGAGTTCCGGCTGACCGACCACGAGGAAAATGAGGTAGGGCCTGGCAACCTGATCGGTCGTCCCACAATGGTGTTTTTCGGGTTCACCTACTGCCCGGACGTCTGCCCGACGACCCTATCGGATATTTCCGGCTGGCTTGAGGAACTGGGCGACGAAGCATCAGAGATGAACGTGGTCTTCATCACGGTCGACCCGGAGCGGGACACGGTCGAGGCCATGGCCGAATATGTCGGCTATTTTCATCCGGTCATTCGTGGCTGGACGGGGCCGGAAGACCAAATTGCCCGCGCTGCAGAAGGGTTTCGTGCCTCATTTGAGCGCGTCCCGACTGAGGGCGGCGGCTATACGATGAACCATACGGCAAGCGTATTCCTGTTCGATGCCGAGGGTGAGCTCGTCACCATGATCGACTATCACGAGCAAAGAGAATTCGCGGTGCCGAAGATCCAGCGCGCACTGACAGAAGACGTAGAGGGGGCAACATGA
- a CDS encoding copper chaperone PCu(A)C codes for MVKKLRYTNALAVLLTVAGLSAPALAGSEDVVVENAWSRASIGVNRPGAAYMTVRNTGEDAVTLTGLATPLAMMPEIHESKTNSDGVSSMAPAGEITIEPGQSVALEPGGLHAMLMKLQEPMTEGENFPLTLTFSDGGKVTVEVPILGIAARGPEG; via the coding sequence GTGGTGAAGAAGTTGAGATATACCAATGCATTGGCCGTGCTTTTGACGGTTGCAGGGCTGTCGGCCCCCGCACTGGCCGGTTCGGAGGATGTCGTGGTCGAGAATGCGTGGTCCCGCGCCTCGATCGGCGTCAACAGGCCAGGTGCCGCCTATATGACCGTGCGCAACACGGGTGAAGACGCCGTTACGCTGACCGGACTTGCGACACCGCTGGCAATGATGCCCGAGATCCATGAGTCGAAAACCAACTCCGATGGCGTCAGTTCCATGGCGCCTGCAGGCGAGATCACGATTGAGCCCGGCCAAAGCGTGGCATTGGAGCCGGGCGGGTTGCACGCCATGCTCATGAAGCTGCAAGAGCCGATGACCGAAGGCGAGAATTTCCCGCTGACACTGACCTTCTCGGATGGCGGCAAGGTGACGGTCGAGGTCCCAATCCTCGGAATCGCCGCGCGTGGACCGGAGGGCTGA
- a CDS encoding thioredoxin domain-containing protein: MKRRGLILSVLALGVAGFGGAAWYATRPEPIAASDPIDPEMADALIRPYSPILGPEDAPVTIVEFFDPACEACRAFYPVVEDIMAEHGDAVRVVIRYTPFHGEASVEAIRVLEAARMQDVFEPVLEAVLREQPRWASHGTPAPGLILEIAASGGLDVEAARTQMLAPGVVAVLNQDRADVETVGVRQTPTFFVNGKPLDPFGEAELRRLVAVEVAASQS; encoded by the coding sequence ATGAAACGACGCGGCCTCATCCTGTCCGTTCTCGCGCTCGGGGTCGCCGGTTTCGGCGGTGCCGCCTGGTATGCCACCCGCCCCGAACCGATTGCCGCGTCCGATCCCATCGACCCTGAAATGGCCGACGCGCTGATCCGACCCTATTCCCCGATCCTCGGGCCCGAGGATGCGCCCGTAACCATCGTTGAATTCTTCGACCCGGCCTGCGAGGCATGCCGCGCTTTCTATCCGGTCGTCGAGGATATCATGGCGGAGCACGGAGACGCGGTGCGCGTTGTAATCCGCTATACGCCTTTTCACGGCGAGGCGTCGGTAGAAGCGATCCGTGTGCTCGAGGCGGCGCGCATGCAGGACGTGTTTGAACCTGTGCTCGAGGCAGTCTTGCGAGAGCAGCCCAGATGGGCGTCTCACGGGACCCCGGCACCCGGATTGATCCTTGAGATTGCAGCAAGCGGAGGTCTGGATGTCGAAGCTGCCCGGACACAGATGCTGGCCCCCGGTGTTGTGGCGGTGCTCAACCAGGACCGCGCCGATGTCGAGACAGTCGGGGTCCGCCAAACGCCCACGTTCTTCGTGAACGGCAAGCCTCTCGATCCGTTCGGTGAGGCCGAATTGCGGAGGCTGGTGGCAGTGGAAGTTGCGGCAAGCCAAAGCTGA
- a CDS encoding disulfide bond formation protein B produces MTRLSGETALGLAWIIALTASLAVLFIGEVLGQTPCVLCWFQRAFMFPLAIILGLGLWWQDRRVGRYGIALALGGAAVALWHLGLYVGVIPERIQPCTATGPSCTDDNQLVFGIPIPLMALVAFAMIGLLSALSLKETQK; encoded by the coding sequence ATGACCCGACTTTCCGGAGAGACGGCCCTTGGCCTGGCCTGGATCATCGCGCTCACCGCGTCGCTTGCCGTGCTCTTCATCGGCGAGGTTCTGGGGCAGACACCTTGCGTGCTCTGCTGGTTCCAGCGTGCCTTCATGTTCCCCTTGGCCATCATCCTCGGGCTTGGGCTGTGGTGGCAGGATCGGCGCGTGGGTCGCTACGGGATCGCGCTGGCTTTGGGCGGTGCCGCCGTCGCGCTTTGGCACTTGGGCCTCTATGTCGGCGTTATCCCCGAGCGTATCCAGCCCTGCACGGCGACCGGCCCATCCTGTACCGACGACAATCAACTGGTCTTCGGCATTCCGATTCCTTTGATGGCGCTCGTCGCCTTCGCGATGATCGGTCTGCTGTCGGCTCTCTCACTGAAGGAAACACAAAAATGA
- a CDS encoding SCO family protein: MAGAAAFVFIWLLLWSDYRADLARTESEPPFLADFELTDHRGMVQTDEDFAGRWMLVFFGFTNCPDVCPTTLSEVAAVMEGLGDEAAMVQPIFITIDPERDTPTALAEYVPLFDAGIIGLTGTPEQIAATSETFPIFFERIEQATAPGGYTMGHTSHLFLFDTQAGFADSWPYGTPAEEILADLRQRI; the protein is encoded by the coding sequence TTGGCGGGCGCGGCGGCGTTCGTTTTCATCTGGCTGTTGCTATGGTCCGACTACCGTGCCGATCTTGCCCGCACCGAGAGTGAACCACCGTTTCTTGCTGATTTCGAACTGACCGATCATCGCGGCATGGTCCAAACGGACGAAGATTTCGCAGGGCGCTGGATGCTGGTCTTCTTTGGCTTCACCAATTGCCCCGACGTCTGTCCGACAACACTGTCCGAAGTCGCGGCCGTGATGGAGGGCCTGGGCGATGAGGCAGCAATGGTTCAGCCGATTTTCATAACGATTGATCCGGAGCGGGATACGCCGACTGCACTTGCCGAGTATGTGCCCCTGTTCGACGCAGGGATCATCGGGCTGACCGGTACACCGGAGCAGATCGCCGCGACATCCGAAACCTTTCCGATATTCTTTGAGCGGATCGAGCAGGCGACTGCGCCGGGCGGATACACGATGGGTCACACGTCGCATCTTTTCCTTTTCGACACGCAAGCAGGCTTCGCGGACTCCTGGCCCTACGGCACGCCCGCCGAAGAGATCCTCGCCGATCTGAGACAGAGGATCTGA
- a CDS encoding helix-turn-helix domain-containing protein, producing MLTIGTLAKKTGTKVQTIRYYEQIGLMPEPGRTEGGQRRYGDAELDRLSFVRHARQLGFSLDAIRELLDLSDHPGKSCAEADAIARRQLKQVEQRLARLEALRTELKRMVHECSGGQTSDCRVLEVLRDHSECLTDHEEIGA from the coding sequence ATGCTGACGATTGGGACGCTGGCGAAGAAGACCGGAACAAAGGTGCAGACCATCCGGTATTACGAGCAGATCGGACTTATGCCTGAGCCCGGCAGGACCGAGGGGGGCCAACGACGCTATGGCGACGCCGAACTCGACCGCTTGTCATTCGTCCGGCACGCACGGCAACTGGGGTTCTCGTTGGACGCGATCCGTGAGCTCCTCGATCTCAGCGATCATCCGGGAAAGTCCTGCGCTGAGGCGGATGCAATAGCCCGTCGGCAACTCAAACAGGTCGAGCAACGATTGGCGCGGCTCGAGGCGCTGCGGACGGAATTGAAGCGGATGGTGCATGAGTGCAGCGGCGGACAGACTTCTGATTGCCGTGTGCTCGAGGTACTGCGCGACCATTCCGAATGCCTGACCGACCATGAAGAGATCGGCGCCTGA
- a CDS encoding cation transporter → MAEQRNATERRTLWIVLGLNIGLAVAFFASGAFGESSALIANGLDNLSDSFVYAISLFALSRSAKWKRGAANVSGGLLILFALGILYDAWRRYVGGSDPLGTIMIVMALVAAAINALCVWLLARLRDPDVNIRAANTFSWNDFAANLGIVVAGGLVAWLGTNWPDLVVGVIVAGIAAWGGVGILRDAHGEHHKAVHNDDQVTKDSA, encoded by the coding sequence ATGGCGGAGCAGAGAAACGCAACGGAAAGACGCACACTCTGGATCGTGCTGGGTCTCAACATCGGGCTGGCAGTCGCTTTCTTCGCCTCGGGCGCATTCGGCGAGTCAAGCGCGCTTATCGCCAATGGCCTCGACAATCTGTCGGACAGTTTCGTCTACGCGATCAGCCTCTTCGCGCTGTCCCGCTCCGCCAAGTGGAAGCGCGGAGCGGCGAACGTTTCGGGCGGCCTGCTGATCCTCTTCGCCCTTGGAATCCTGTATGACGCGTGGCGCCGCTACGTCGGCGGATCGGATCCTCTTGGCACGATCATGATTGTCATGGCGCTGGTAGCGGCGGCCATCAACGCACTTTGCGTCTGGCTGCTGGCACGGCTTCGCGATCCAGACGTAAACATCCGAGCGGCGAATACGTTCAGCTGGAACGACTTCGCGGCCAATCTCGGAATCGTCGTCGCAGGCGGGCTCGTAGCCTGGCTCGGAACGAATTGGCCGGACCTTGTCGTGGGCGTGATTGTCGCCGGCATCGCGGCCTGGGGTGGCGTCGGAATCCTGAGAGACGCGCATGGTGAACACCACAAGGCGGTGCACAATGACGATCAGGTAACCAAGGACTCGGCCTGA
- a CDS encoding transglutaminase family protein, with the protein MNPADPHLAKTRLLDFDATSIAKLTEERGWADLPSDDRIGAIYDFVRNEITFGYNRADDIPASEVLADGHGQCNTKGTLLMALLRGVGVRCRLHGFTIHKALQRGVVPELVYPLAPSEILHSWVEVDLGDGWVNHRQNFGFVRDLLYRHVIRHWMNARVRRIRRGILPPVPGFDRPNHRHEETNRAA; encoded by the coding sequence GTGAACCCCGCCGACCCTCATTTGGCCAAAACCCGGCTGCTGGATTTTGACGCGACCTCAATTGCAAAACTGACCGAGGAGCGCGGCTGGGCAGACCTTCCCAGCGACGACCGAATTGGGGCCATCTACGATTTCGTCAGGAACGAGATTACCTTCGGCTACAACCGCGCCGACGACATTCCGGCGTCCGAGGTCCTCGCAGATGGCCACGGGCAGTGCAACACCAAGGGCACGCTCCTCATGGCCCTGCTGCGTGGCGTGGGAGTTCGCTGCCGACTGCACGGGTTCACAATCCACAAGGCGCTTCAGAGAGGCGTCGTTCCGGAACTCGTCTATCCCCTCGCGCCGTCCGAAATCCTCCACTCCTGGGTAGAGGTGGACTTGGGCGACGGATGGGTCAATCACCGCCAGAACTTCGGATTTGTGCGCGACTTGCTCTATCGCCACGTCATCCGTCACTGGATGAATGCCAGGGTTCGCCGCATCCGCCGCGGAATCTTGCCGCCGGTCCCCGGATTCGATCGGCCGAACCACCGCCATGAGGAGACGAACCGTGCCGCATGA
- a CDS encoding cation diffusion facilitator family transporter, producing MPHDHGHAHIDPQSGDRRVSIAIWANGLLTVAQIVGGILSGSLALIADALHNFSDMASLVIAFFARKIARRPADKRMTFGYGRVEIVAALINYTTLILIGFYLIYEGGMRMIDPPEVQGWTVVILGGVALVVDTLTALLTYSMQKGSVNIRALFLHNLSDALASVAVIIGGSLILLYNMRWVDPAITIGIALYILYLAFTEIGGPIRTLMLGSPPDIDNETVVQAMRGVDGVADVHHVHLWQMQEHEAALDCHVVLTADGWGQIEKIKAAIKDRLKDDFSIGHSSLEFEHEDRAHENADLYGHGKPEKEEENHVHRDTDSS from the coding sequence GTGCCGCATGATCACGGCCACGCCCACATCGATCCTCAATCCGGTGATCGTCGCGTCTCCATCGCCATCTGGGCCAACGGCCTCCTGACGGTCGCGCAGATCGTCGGCGGGATCCTTTCCGGCAGCCTCGCGCTGATCGCGGATGCCCTCCACAATTTCTCGGACATGGCGTCGCTGGTGATCGCCTTCTTCGCGCGTAAGATCGCTCGCCGCCCGGCGGACAAGCGCATGACCTTCGGCTATGGGCGGGTAGAAATCGTCGCAGCGCTCATCAACTACACGACACTTATCCTGATCGGCTTCTACCTGATCTACGAGGGTGGCATGCGCATGATCGACCCACCAGAGGTACAGGGCTGGACGGTGGTGATCCTGGGCGGTGTGGCACTGGTCGTCGACACGTTGACGGCGCTGCTCACCTATTCGATGCAGAAAGGCAGCGTGAACATCCGTGCGCTCTTCCTGCACAACCTATCGGACGCTTTGGCCTCCGTGGCGGTCATCATCGGCGGCTCGCTCATCCTCCTCTACAACATGCGGTGGGTCGACCCGGCGATCACCATCGGCATCGCTCTCTACATCCTCTACCTCGCATTTACCGAGATCGGCGGTCCGATTCGGACGCTGATGCTCGGCAGTCCACCGGACATCGATAATGAAACCGTCGTTCAGGCGATGCGGGGTGTGGATGGTGTCGCGGACGTTCATCACGTGCATCTGTGGCAGATGCAGGAGCACGAGGCGGCTCTGGACTGCCACGTCGTGCTGACAGCGGACGGCTGGGGTCAAATCGAAAAGATCAAGGCCGCGATCAAGGACCGGCTGAAGGACGATTTCAGCATCGGTCATTCGAGTCTGGAATTTGAGCACGAAGACCGCGCACACGAAAACGCTGACCTTTACGGTCACGGCAAACCGGAAAAAGAGGAGGAAAACCATGTTCACCGAGACACTGACAGCTCATGA
- a CDS encoding STAS/SEC14 domain-containing protein, with the protein MFTETLTAHDDTIGLACEGKLSESDLKRMHALLHERLQETSKPGLVLDLTRFEGYDGPSALLEDLKIDTAHRNDFRRVAVVGEGALLEWGTRFADVLTTAELR; encoded by the coding sequence ATGTTCACCGAGACACTGACAGCTCATGACGACACGATTGGCCTCGCCTGCGAGGGCAAGCTCAGCGAAAGCGACCTGAAACGGATGCACGCCCTGCTTCATGAGCGCCTGCAAGAGACAAGTAAGCCCGGCCTGGTTCTCGATCTCACGAGGTTCGAAGGCTACGATGGGCCGTCCGCTCTGCTCGAAGATCTGAAAATCGACACAGCCCATAGGAATGACTTCCGCCGCGTCGCTGTGGTGGGCGAAGGGGCTTTGTTGGAGTGGGGAACCAGGTTCGCCGACGTGCTGACCACGGCAGAACTCCGTTAG